In the Maribacter sp. MJ134 genome, one interval contains:
- a CDS encoding xylulokinase, whose translation MYNLGLDIGSSSVKIALVDQETGASVGVVQEPETEMSMLAVTNGWAEQNPEDWWRHVCKGIDRIKEKCGVTSKDITGIGISYQMHGLVLVDDNGEVLRNSIIWCDSRAVKIGEDAFHEIGENQCSEQLLNSPANFTASKLKWVKENEPELYAKVHKFMLPGDYIAFRFTGAINSTVSGLSEGIFWDFKNDEVSDTIMKHYGFDKSLVPDIVDTFSEQCRLSSVGAGESGLTKGTPILYRAGDQPNNALSLNVFKPGEVAATGGTSGVVYAVTNSLSVKESARVNNFAHVNYRQGEVPRIGKLLCINGAGIQYRWLLNNLDVADYDEMNALASEIATGSDGVCIIPFGNGAERMLNNREIGTRIVNLNLNNHSKSHLCRAALEGIAFSFVYGMDILKSDGITLNVIRAGNDNLFRSEIFSNTVATLIGHDIEIYDTTGAIGAARAADLHKGDFELFGKRIMDNDYVMTYTPLQEKDNYQKAYDNWKKELELILNI comes from the coding sequence ATGTATAATCTTGGACTTGATATAGGTAGTTCTTCCGTTAAAATAGCACTCGTAGACCAAGAAACCGGTGCAAGTGTTGGAGTTGTTCAGGAACCGGAAACAGAGATGTCTATGCTCGCCGTAACCAATGGATGGGCAGAACAAAATCCAGAAGATTGGTGGCGGCATGTCTGTAAAGGTATAGACAGGATTAAGGAGAAATGTGGCGTCACCTCAAAGGACATCACAGGAATAGGAATTTCCTACCAAATGCATGGTTTGGTCTTAGTGGACGACAACGGAGAAGTATTACGTAATTCAATCATCTGGTGCGACAGTAGAGCAGTTAAAATAGGAGAAGATGCCTTTCATGAAATAGGAGAGAACCAATGTTCAGAGCAATTACTAAACTCACCGGCAAATTTTACCGCTTCTAAGTTAAAATGGGTCAAGGAAAATGAGCCAGAACTCTATGCTAAGGTTCATAAATTCATGCTCCCTGGAGACTATATTGCATTTAGGTTCACAGGTGCTATCAACAGTACGGTTTCAGGTCTATCTGAGGGAATTTTTTGGGATTTTAAGAACGATGAGGTTTCAGATACGATCATGAAGCATTATGGCTTTGACAAATCATTGGTGCCAGATATCGTAGATACGTTCAGCGAGCAGTGTAGGCTTAGTTCCGTTGGGGCAGGCGAGAGCGGTTTAACTAAAGGAACACCCATTTTGTACAGGGCTGGCGATCAACCCAACAATGCCCTATCCCTAAATGTTTTTAAACCGGGAGAGGTTGCTGCGACCGGGGGTACCTCTGGTGTAGTATATGCTGTGACCAATAGTCTTTCCGTAAAAGAAAGCGCAAGGGTAAATAATTTTGCTCACGTAAATTATAGACAGGGAGAAGTTCCAAGAATTGGAAAATTACTGTGTATTAACGGCGCAGGTATACAATATCGGTGGTTGCTCAATAATTTAGACGTAGCGGACTATGACGAGATGAACGCGCTGGCGTCCGAAATCGCTACAGGGTCGGATGGGGTCTGTATTATTCCGTTTGGAAATGGAGCGGAACGCATGTTGAACAATAGGGAAATCGGCACAAGGATTGTCAACCTAAATTTAAATAACCATTCCAAATCTCATTTATGCAGAGCGGCATTAGAAGGAATCGCATTTTCTTTTGTGTACGGTATGGATATCTTAAAATCTGATGGTATTACGCTAAATGTAATCCGTGCAGGCAACGATAATTTATTTAGATCGGAAATATTTTCAAATACCGTTGCCACGCTAATAGGGCACGACATAGAAATTTATGATACCACCGGAGCCATTGGAGCGGCCAGGGCTGCCGATTTGCACAAAGGTGATTTTGAATTATTTGGAAAGCGTATTATGGACAATGATTACGTAATGACGTATACACCTTTACAAGAAAAAGATAACTATCAAAAAGCTTACGATAACTGGAAAAAAGAATTAGAACTAATTTTAAATATATAA
- the xylA gene encoding xylose isomerase: MALLGDKEYFKGIGEIKFEGKESDNPLAFKYYNPEQVVAGKTMKEHFKFAIAYWHTFCGQGADPFGPGTQNFEWDKAPDPVQAAKDKADAAFEFITKMGFDYFCFHDFDLIQEASTFAESEKRLGLITDYIKEKKKDSGVKLLWGTANCFSNPRYMNGAATNPDFNVLARAGGQIKLALDATMALDGENYVFWGGREGYMSLLNTDMGRELDHMGQFLTMARDYARGQGFKGNFFIEPKPMEPSKHQYDFDTATAIGFLREYGLDKDFKINIEVNHATLAQHTFQHEIAVAAKAGMLGSLDANRGDYQNGWDTDQFPNNILETTEAMLVFLEAGGLQGGGVNFDAKIRRNSTDLDDVFHAHIGGADNFARALLTADKIISSSAYTSLREKRYSSFDTGKGKDFENGKLDLNDLYDIAVENGELELQSGKQELFENIVNQYI; the protein is encoded by the coding sequence ATGGCATTATTAGGAGATAAGGAATATTTTAAAGGTATAGGCGAAATTAAATTTGAAGGCAAGGAATCTGATAATCCTTTGGCATTTAAATATTATAATCCGGAACAAGTAGTTGCCGGAAAAACGATGAAAGAGCATTTTAAATTTGCCATCGCCTATTGGCATACGTTCTGCGGTCAAGGAGCCGACCCTTTTGGGCCCGGCACTCAAAATTTTGAATGGGATAAAGCCCCTGACCCGGTACAAGCGGCTAAGGATAAGGCAGACGCTGCCTTTGAGTTTATCACCAAAATGGGTTTTGATTACTTCTGTTTTCATGATTTTGATTTGATACAGGAGGCGTCAACATTTGCAGAATCTGAAAAACGTTTAGGGCTCATTACAGATTATATAAAGGAAAAAAAGAAAGATTCTGGCGTTAAGTTGTTATGGGGAACGGCAAATTGCTTTTCCAATCCCAGATATATGAACGGGGCTGCTACGAATCCAGATTTTAATGTACTTGCAAGAGCAGGGGGGCAGATAAAACTAGCTTTAGATGCTACTATGGCCCTGGACGGTGAGAATTATGTTTTTTGGGGAGGCAGAGAAGGTTACATGTCTTTGTTGAATACAGATATGGGTCGTGAACTAGATCATATGGGACAGTTCTTGACTATGGCCAGGGATTACGCAAGAGGCCAAGGTTTTAAAGGAAACTTCTTTATTGAGCCAAAACCAATGGAGCCTAGTAAGCATCAATATGATTTTGATACCGCTACTGCTATTGGGTTCCTAAGAGAGTATGGTTTAGATAAAGACTTTAAGATAAACATTGAAGTAAACCATGCCACATTGGCTCAACACACTTTTCAACACGAAATTGCCGTGGCCGCAAAAGCCGGAATGTTAGGTAGTTTAGACGCCAATAGGGGAGATTACCAAAATGGATGGGATACCGATCAGTTTCCGAATAATATCTTAGAAACTACAGAAGCAATGCTGGTTTTCTTGGAAGCTGGAGGTCTCCAAGGTGGCGGAGTCAACTTTGACGCTAAGATTAGGAGAAATTCAACGGATCTGGATGATGTTTTCCATGCGCACATCGGTGGGGCGGATAATTTTGCCAGAGCGCTGCTCACCGCTGATAAGATTATTTCTTCATCAGCTTACACAAGTCTTCGCGAAAAAAGATATAGTTCTTTTGATACTGGAAAAGGAAAGGATTTTGAAAATGGTAAGCTAGATTTGAACGATTTATATGACATTGCGGTTGAGAACGGTGAGTTAGAACTACAAAGTGGTAAGCAAGAACTATTTGAAAATATTGTTAATCAGTATATTTAA
- a CDS encoding LacI family DNA-binding transcriptional regulator, which translates to MKKITLKDIASEFNVSVSTVSKAVHDSHEISVALKLKIQQYAKEKNYKPNKLALNLLGRSTRTIGVVVPNILNYFFVQVLYGIEKIANENGYNIISCISNESFEKESKTLEFLDSGTVDGLIISLAEETQIQEKITSLENIAQNQIPMVLFDRVSDLIDCDKVIVDDFEAGYKTTKYLIDIGCSTIGFVSPIGQSSVGKLRLAGYKKALSDYGLDYDEKLVVNFTDKDDLDLLMSFLLNYRPIQGIMGLDEITAIKILHIVKSRGYTVPGDISIIGFTNGQLSKYVSPALTTVSQHGQYIGECAARILIRRMDKSMETLPYETKVVKTSLLVRDSTRKLD; encoded by the coding sequence ATGAAAAAAATAACGCTTAAGGATATAGCATCAGAGTTTAATGTTTCTGTATCCACTGTTTCTAAGGCTGTACACGATAGTCATGAAATTAGCGTTGCCCTTAAATTAAAAATTCAACAGTACGCCAAGGAAAAGAATTACAAACCAAATAAATTGGCGTTGAATCTTTTGGGTAGGAGTACGCGCACTATTGGAGTAGTAGTCCCCAACATTCTTAATTACTTTTTTGTACAAGTGTTATATGGTATAGAAAAAATAGCGAATGAGAATGGTTATAATATTATCAGCTGTATTAGTAACGAGTCTTTTGAAAAGGAGTCCAAAACACTTGAATTCTTAGATTCCGGAACGGTAGATGGCTTAATTATCTCATTGGCAGAAGAGACCCAGATACAAGAAAAAATTACTTCATTGGAGAATATAGCACAGAATCAAATCCCAATGGTGTTATTTGATCGCGTGTCCGATTTAATAGACTGTGATAAGGTAATCGTAGATGATTTTGAGGCAGGTTACAAGACAACAAAATATTTAATAGATATTGGTTGTAGTACTATTGGTTTTGTGTCTCCCATAGGGCAATCTAGCGTGGGAAAGTTACGATTGGCAGGTTATAAAAAAGCACTGTCAGATTACGGATTGGATTACGATGAGAAACTTGTCGTAAATTTTACAGATAAGGACGATTTAGATCTCTTGATGTCCTTTCTTCTAAATTACAGGCCTATCCAAGGGATAATGGGGCTGGACGAAATCACCGCGATAAAAATTCTTCATATCGTAAAGTCCAGAGGTTATACCGTTCCAGGTGATATTTCAATAATCGGGTTCACTAACGGACAACTTTCTAAATACGTAAGTCCGGCCTTGACCACGGTCAGTCAACACGGACAGTATATTGGGGAATGCGCCGCAAGAATATTAATACGACGAATGGATAAGTCCATGGAAACTTTGCCGTATGAGACTAAAGTGGTTAAAACAAGTTTACTAGTAAGGGATTCCACGAGGAAACTAGATTA